The window AAGCTGGAACCTCGTCCACGCGTCGTCTAGTGGGAGCCTACCCCGCAACAGccgaagcatgaagaatgagaCTCTAAGTAGAATCTGAGAATGCCGTACCCTGCTGGACATAAACGAGGATTCGTGTACCTCTCTCGCACCTCCTGATTGGCGGAACTGAGAAAGAACTCCCCCGAGGTAGAAAGAGACCAGATCATAACGTTCGGATTGGCAGCCTCCAGGACCTCCATCTCTAAGATTGCGTGGACCACATCCAGCGGCAATATGCTAGCTAACAGCTTACCATTCCATCCGCTATGCAATAGCACTTATTGAAAACGTACGTCCTCTAGCACAGGTGCCCTTAAGTGCAACGCTCCGAAACCCACCCAGTTGTCATACCAGAAATCACAACTGTCACTGTTCACTCTTCATACTATTAACAACTCCGTGCAGCCCCCTGATATCTAACATTCTCCTTCAAATACCCGAACTCTCGGCCGTATTGTGAACTTGGCATGGATGCCTACCAAAACAATACTTCGCGTGGATAAACTTTGCCCATAAGGATTCCCCAACGGCGAAAATTCCACCATAGGTTGCATGAGAAGGCCCTGTAGACATCCTGAAGAGCACGAAACCCTACTCTTCCCTCATCCCACGGGAAACACAAATCCTGCCATCCGATCCAATGAAACTTAGAGGATCCCTCGTGTGATCCCCATAAGAATGTCACATACACTCGCTCAATAAGCCGAGTCACGCCCTTCGGCAATACCCCTAAGGCCAACAAATGGATCGGGATACTCGATAACACGTGCTTGATTAGAACCATCCTCCCAACGTGTGATAGCAAACAGGAATTCCACGATACCACTTTATCCACAATAGCCTGATCCCATGTTGCATAATACGAGCGCTTGCATCTCCCCACATACAACAGAGAGCCCAAGTACCGAATAGGGAAATCTCATCTTGAGAACTTTGTAACCTTCTCGATAGCCCTTCTTCGATCCGATGCCCTCGGATGAACCAAATACCCACTTTTATGAGTGTCTAAACACTGTCCCGAGTCATTTTAATATAGCTCCAAGATGTTCAAAACCCGTTTCAAAGATGCCGCAGAGCCGTTGGTAAATATCATAACATCATCTGCAAAGGCCAAATGGGTGATAACGGGACAGTGTCTGGGACCTCTATAGCCTCGGTACCCTGGTTGCGCTGCCAACCAATTCAATCCCTGAGACAGCACATCTGCCCCGATGACAAATAGTGTTGGAGACAAAGGGTCCCCTTGTCATAGCCTATGCGATGGCTTAAAGAAACCATATGCCTGCCATTCATAATCACTGAGAACCAGACATTGGAAAAAGACGCCACACCATGTCAATAAACCTTTCCCCAAATCCAAATTGACGCAACACTTGTATGACGAAGGCCCACGACATCCTATCGTAGGCCTTTGCCATGTCCAGTTTCAGAGCCACATTCCCTTCTCTACACTTTTGACCAATGTCAGTGATCAACTCCTGAGCCAAAAGGAAATTATCAGATACAGTCCAACCCTTAACAAACCCACTCTGTTGGGGTGATATAATGCACGGCAGAATAGGGGCCAGACGAAGCACTAGAATCTGTGAAAGAACTAATGAGGCGAAACTGACCAAAGTCTTGAGGGCCGTTTACTTTCGGAATAAGAACAATAGATGTAGCAGTGATGAACCGTGGCAACTCCGCTCCATGGAAGAAACTTACAATCGCCTTACACAAATCTTGAGCGACTACCTCCGACGCAAAGATGAAAAACTTCCCTGTGAACCCATCTGGACCCACAGCACTATCCCCATCCAT is drawn from Coffea arabica cultivar ET-39 chromosome 1c, Coffea Arabica ET-39 HiFi, whole genome shotgun sequence and contains these coding sequences:
- the LOC140005164 gene encoding uncharacterized protein — protein: MSTSRGIGQNCTRLCQLKNNSGAHACSTVIDNGRLEQVPSMEEVKRVIFDMDGDSAVGPDGFTGKFFIFASEVVAQDLCKAIVSFFHGAELPRFITATSIVLIPKSGFVKGWTVSDNFLLAQELITDIGQKCREGNVALKLDMAKAYDRMSWAFVIQVLRQFGFGERFIDMVWRLFPMSGSQ